A window of Phyllobacterium sp. T1293 contains these coding sequences:
- a CDS encoding OmpA family protein, producing MTSKLLGGVFAAIALMALSISSHAFAADKEGCKDFPGIKRFEGSSIELCDHRNFAEYTLATGKWTKNEDEPEKSDFASKEALEGRLTQNVYSVPAGPSSAEVFRNYMNDLQSAGYKVLFQAKQDETYNLESIFGEKGPGGQLFGYSPDEARYVAAVKEENGVKTYIALYVIEFEGGYVPEFEAVKGQVYVRLDSLQVGELKNQMVLVTASEITKALDTSGKVLLYGIHFDFNKASIKPESRPSLDEIGKFLKDKTDEKLSVVGYTDNIGGADFNMQLSKARADAVVADLVNTYGVSQSRLKASGEGLQSPVAPNDNEDGRAKNRRVELHRQ from the coding sequence ATGACATCGAAACTCTTAGGTGGAGTCTTCGCGGCTATCGCATTGATGGCGCTATCCATCTCATCCCATGCATTTGCCGCCGATAAGGAAGGTTGCAAGGATTTTCCGGGTATCAAGCGGTTCGAGGGTTCATCAATCGAGCTTTGCGATCATAGAAACTTCGCAGAATATACGTTGGCGACCGGAAAATGGACCAAGAATGAGGACGAGCCTGAAAAGTCAGATTTTGCCAGCAAGGAAGCGCTGGAAGGCCGCTTGACGCAGAATGTCTATTCCGTCCCTGCCGGGCCGTCGTCTGCCGAAGTGTTCCGCAATTATATGAATGATCTGCAATCCGCCGGTTACAAGGTATTGTTTCAGGCAAAGCAGGACGAAACATACAATCTTGAGAGCATTTTCGGTGAAAAAGGTCCCGGCGGTCAGCTGTTCGGCTATAGCCCTGACGAAGCCCGCTACGTGGCTGCCGTGAAGGAAGAGAACGGCGTCAAAACCTATATCGCTCTTTACGTCATCGAATTCGAAGGTGGTTATGTGCCTGAGTTCGAAGCCGTCAAAGGCCAGGTCTATGTGCGTCTTGACAGCCTTCAGGTTGGCGAGCTGAAAAACCAGATGGTTCTGGTAACTGCATCGGAAATCACCAAGGCGCTCGATACATCGGGCAAGGTGCTGCTTTACGGCATTCACTTTGACTTCAACAAAGCATCGATCAAGCCGGAATCACGCCCGAGCCTTGATGAAATCGGCAAGTTCCTGAAGGACAAGACTGACGAGAAGCTTTCTGTCGTTGGTTACACCGACAATATCGGCGGCGCGGATTTCAACATGCAATTGTCCAAGGCGCGCGCCGACGCGGTTGTCGCCGATCTGGTCAATACCTATGGTGTTTCGCAGAGCCGTCTCAAGGCAAGCGGTGAAGGCTTGCAGTCGCCGGTTGCACCGAATGACAATGAGGATGGACGGGCGAAGAACCGCCGCGTGGAACTCCATCGCCAGTAA
- a CDS encoding polysaccharide deacetylase family protein, with amino-acid sequence MVRSASAIIAALLLVAPAGIATAKDQASFVEPKLYIAKGGSASPQVALTLDACSGQTDLRILNTLVENRIPATIFVTARWMRRNAEALAVMKAHPDLFELENHGLNHVPAIDNQPTMFGLKTAGSEAGIRSEIQGGVDAMSRASVAKPVWYRDATARYSENGIRIIHDMGYRVAGYSLNADMGASLMAGQVEKRISAAKDGDVIIAHINQPSRVAGEGVAKGVLALQKKGFRFVRLQDVTVSAQPVHSGV; translated from the coding sequence ATTGTGCGCTCAGCTTCTGCAATCATCGCTGCTCTTCTTCTGGTCGCCCCTGCGGGTATTGCAACGGCCAAGGATCAGGCGTCGTTCGTCGAGCCAAAACTTTACATTGCCAAGGGAGGCTCTGCTTCGCCGCAGGTGGCTTTGACACTCGACGCCTGTTCGGGCCAGACGGACCTGCGCATCTTGAATACGCTGGTTGAAAACCGCATTCCGGCAACCATCTTTGTCACTGCCCGCTGGATGCGGCGCAATGCCGAGGCGCTTGCCGTCATGAAGGCGCACCCTGATCTATTTGAGCTTGAAAACCATGGGCTGAACCATGTTCCAGCGATCGATAACCAGCCGACCATGTTCGGGCTGAAAACCGCCGGATCGGAAGCGGGTATCCGCAGCGAGATTCAGGGCGGCGTTGATGCCATGTCGAGGGCGTCGGTCGCCAAGCCGGTCTGGTATCGCGACGCGACGGCGCGTTACAGCGAAAACGGTATCCGTATCATCCACGACATGGGCTACCGCGTTGCCGGTTACTCGCTCAATGCCGATATGGGCGCTTCGCTGATGGCGGGGCAGGTGGAAAAGCGCATTTCCGCCGCCAAGGATGGTGATGTCATCATCGCCCACATCAACCAGCCCAGCCGTGTCGCCGGTGAAGGTGTTGCCAAGGGCGTGCTCGCCTTGCAGAAAAAAGGCTTCCGCTTTGTGCGTCTGCAGGATGTGACGGTGTCTGCCCAACCTGTTCATTCAGGGGTTTGA
- a CDS encoding esterase-like activity of phytase family protein — translation MRPIFAALLCASFLVPASALAADQEFKAKLVSHAILPANTIIKAPENAPEHLKTAGKFTTADRKRAEGLGTVPGKDGVRLTGLSLPFDGQAVQGFSGIKAVGDGTYWSLSDNGFGTKLNSPDAMLMLHHIAFDWDKGTVDRKETVFLRDPDKKVPFPIVMEGSDTRYLTGSDLDVESIQPVADGFWIGEEFGPYLVKVTRDGKVTDVIATKVGDRAVRSPDNPAITLPANPTLKNPAFNLKRSGGFEGLAQSKDGKKLYALLEGPLFGDDGVVEKVDGQPALRVIEFDIASKNWTGRSWLYPLAQGGEAIGDFNMIDDTTALVIERDNGAGTAAKACADPKTPKPDCFDVPSKVKRIYKIEMTDQNVGAAVRKIGYIDLLNIADPDKKKRQGGGEGFYDMPFVTIENVDVVDATHIIVGNDNNLPFSAGRAVDKADDNEFVILEVGDFLKAR, via the coding sequence ATGCGACCAATATTTGCCGCTCTGCTCTGTGCTTCCTTTCTGGTTCCGGCCTCAGCCCTTGCTGCCGATCAGGAATTCAAGGCGAAACTCGTCTCCCATGCCATTCTGCCAGCCAACACAATTATCAAAGCGCCTGAAAATGCGCCCGAACATTTAAAGACTGCGGGCAAATTCACCACGGCAGACCGCAAGCGTGCGGAAGGTCTGGGCACTGTTCCGGGCAAGGATGGTGTGCGGTTGACTGGCCTCAGCCTGCCATTCGACGGTCAGGCAGTTCAAGGCTTTTCCGGCATCAAGGCTGTTGGCGATGGTACCTACTGGTCGCTATCCGATAATGGTTTCGGCACCAAGCTCAATTCACCCGACGCCATGCTGATGCTGCATCACATTGCTTTTGATTGGGACAAGGGCACAGTTGACCGCAAGGAAACCGTTTTCCTGCGCGATCCGGACAAGAAAGTACCATTCCCGATTGTCATGGAAGGCAGTGATACCCGATATCTGACCGGCAGCGATCTTGATGTGGAATCAATCCAGCCTGTTGCCGATGGTTTCTGGATCGGTGAAGAATTTGGTCCCTATCTCGTCAAGGTAACGCGCGATGGCAAGGTCACGGACGTCATTGCAACCAAGGTTGGCGACCGCGCCGTCCGTTCGCCTGATAATCCTGCGATCACGCTGCCAGCCAACCCAACGCTGAAGAATCCTGCCTTCAACCTCAAGCGCTCCGGCGGCTTTGAAGGTCTGGCCCAGTCGAAAGACGGCAAGAAGCTTTATGCTCTGCTTGAAGGCCCGCTGTTTGGCGATGATGGCGTCGTTGAAAAGGTAGATGGTCAGCCAGCCCTGCGCGTCATTGAGTTCGATATCGCGTCAAAGAACTGGACCGGTCGCAGCTGGCTTTATCCGCTGGCACAGGGCGGCGAGGCAATCGGCGATTTCAACATGATCGATGATACGACGGCGCTGGTGATTGAACGCGACAATGGCGCGGGCACTGCCGCCAAGGCCTGTGCTGATCCGAAGACGCCAAAGCCCGATTGCTTTGATGTGCCATCCAAGGTCAAGCGCATCTACAAGATCGAAATGACCGATCAGAATGTCGGCGCTGCCGTGCGCAAGATTGGCTATATCGACCTTCTGAACATTGCTGATCCTGACAAGAAGAAGCGTCAGGGCGGCGGCGAAGGCTTTTATGATATGCCGTTCGTCACCATCGAAAATGTCGACGTGGTTGATGCCACCCACATCATCGTTGGCAATGACAACAATTTGCCATTCTCCGCGGGGCGCGCTGTCGACAAAGCTGACGACAATGAATTCGTGATCCTTGAAGTCGGTGACTTTCTGAAGGCTCGCTAA
- a CDS encoding calcium:proton antiporter: protein MADLSSVMKASLLFVWLFGVIIWSAFGVVHEAEELAELLGEPLGTLVLTLSIVIIEVVLISAVMLSSDAPTLGRDTMFAVLMIVLNGVVGLGLLIGGLRHGQQGYNLQGAASYLIVIIPLTVIPLILPNFTTSTSNGSLTVVQSVFFSIFTIALYVIFLVLQTGRHRSFFVYPKGDEVLPAVAPEAEAPHAKPAAGAIGRHTLLLILNILPIVLLSKSLASLLDHGIESFGAPTALGGLLIAAIVFTPEAITALRAVSSNELQRAVNLCLGAATSTVGLTVPAVLAISLFTGQTAILGLSSTEMTLLAVTLILSTLTFSGLRTTVLEGAVHLMIFFVYLVLIFSP from the coding sequence ATGGCCGATCTAAGCTCGGTGATGAAAGCGTCACTTCTGTTTGTCTGGTTGTTCGGTGTCATCATCTGGTCCGCCTTTGGCGTGGTGCATGAGGCGGAGGAACTGGCGGAATTGCTGGGCGAACCGCTCGGGACACTGGTTCTGACACTCTCTATTGTTATCATCGAAGTGGTGCTGATCAGCGCTGTCATGCTGAGTTCCGATGCGCCGACGCTCGGGCGCGATACGATGTTTGCGGTGCTGATGATCGTTTTGAACGGCGTCGTCGGGCTTGGTCTGCTGATTGGCGGGCTGCGCCATGGCCAGCAAGGTTATAATCTGCAAGGTGCGGCTTCCTATCTCATCGTCATCATTCCACTGACCGTTATCCCGTTGATCCTGCCGAACTTCACAACCTCGACCAGCAATGGTTCATTGACCGTGGTCCAGTCGGTATTCTTCTCGATCTTCACCATCGCGCTTTATGTGATCTTCCTCGTCTTGCAGACCGGGCGGCATCGCAGCTTCTTTGTCTATCCAAAGGGTGATGAAGTGTTACCCGCCGTTGCACCGGAGGCGGAAGCGCCACACGCCAAGCCTGCCGCTGGCGCCATTGGCCGTCACACCCTGCTGCTTATCCTCAACATTCTGCCGATTGTGCTGCTGTCGAAAAGTCTGGCTTCGCTGCTTGATCACGGCATTGAAAGCTTCGGCGCGCCAACCGCCCTCGGCGGTCTGTTGATCGCCGCTATCGTCTTCACGCCGGAAGCCATTACAGCGCTGCGCGCCGTATCGAGCAACGAGCTGCAACGCGCCGTCAATCTGTGCCTCGGTGCGGCCACCTCGACAGTCGGTCTTACCGTACCGGCAGTGCTCGCCATCAGCCTGTTCACCGGACAAACGGCCATTCTTGGCCTGTCTTCGACAGAGATGACCCTGCTCGCGGTCACGCTGATCCTGAGCACGCTGACGTTCTCAGGTCTGCGCACAACCGTTCTTGAGGGCGCTGTGCATCTGATGATTTTCTTTGTCTATCTGGTGCTGATCTTCAGCCCTTGA
- a CDS encoding GNAT family N-acetyltransferase: MLADDPLGKQREIISDPIDTHYLAAFAAIDNDPNQLLIVADENNSVVGCAQITFIPGLSRTGMWRGQIESVRIAETHRRGGLGRRMFEWAIEACRARGCGLVQLTTDKTRPDAARFYEALGFVASHEGMKLSL, from the coding sequence ATGCTTGCTGATGATCCCTTGGGCAAACAACGCGAAATCATCTCTGATCCCATTGATACCCACTATCTCGCGGCCTTTGCAGCCATCGACAATGATCCGAACCAGCTGCTGATTGTTGCGGATGAAAACAACAGCGTTGTCGGTTGTGCCCAGATCACTTTCATTCCCGGACTGTCGCGCACCGGCATGTGGCGCGGGCAGATCGAAAGCGTGCGGATTGCCGAAACCCACCGGCGCGGTGGCCTTGGTCGGCGCATGTTTGAATGGGCGATTGAGGCCTGCCGGGCGCGTGGTTGCGGGCTGGTACAATTGACCACCGACAAGACCCGGCCCGATGCAGCGCGGTTTTATGAAGCGCTCGGATTTGTTGCGAGCCACGAAGGCATGAAGCTTTCGTTGTAA
- a CDS encoding citrate synthase, which yields MAWLTASQALAALGVQPQTLYANVSRGRIQAKPDPQDPRRSLYKSEDVKRLAGRKAGRRTVANVAAEAIGWGDPVLPSSVSTIVDGRLWYRGKDAAELAATSTLEQVAALLWEAEHISLAPPAGTVPIPEQPLEAALITLARRAGTDLPAYGRSRAVLVVEATTIFGEVVSAMLGADRADASPVHTRLARVWTAPQAEDCIRRALVLLADHELNASTFAARVAASTGAPLAASMLAGLATLTGPLHGEAYLSVQALARTAQTSGAGFAIRDLLAQGRAVPAFGHPLYPNGDLRAKALLAQFKPGDVYQEIGEMTQMLTGEYPNIDFALAAMTDAFDLPPSAPVVLFAIARSVGWIAHIFEQQSMNQLIRPRARYTGPPLTMS from the coding sequence ATGGCTTGGTTGACGGCATCACAGGCATTGGCCGCCCTCGGGGTTCAGCCGCAAACCCTTTATGCCAATGTCAGCAGGGGGCGCATTCAGGCAAAGCCCGACCCGCAGGACCCGCGCCGTAGCCTTTATAAAAGTGAGGACGTGAAGCGCCTTGCCGGACGCAAAGCTGGCCGGCGCACGGTTGCCAATGTGGCCGCCGAGGCAATCGGCTGGGGCGATCCGGTCCTCCCATCAAGCGTCTCCACCATTGTTGATGGGCGTCTATGGTATCGCGGCAAGGATGCCGCCGAGCTGGCGGCAACATCGACGCTGGAGCAGGTCGCGGCCTTGCTGTGGGAGGCAGAGCATATTTCGCTGGCTCCTCCTGCCGGGACCGTGCCGATCCCGGAGCAACCGCTGGAGGCAGCCTTGATCACGCTGGCGCGCCGCGCCGGAACGGATCTGCCCGCCTATGGCCGCTCCCGCGCTGTGCTTGTGGTCGAAGCAACCACCATCTTCGGCGAAGTTGTTTCCGCCATGCTGGGCGCTGACAGGGCCGACGCGAGCCCTGTTCACACGCGTCTGGCCCGCGTCTGGACGGCACCGCAGGCGGAGGATTGCATCCGGCGGGCACTGGTTCTGCTTGCTGATCACGAACTCAATGCGTCAACCTTTGCTGCGCGGGTCGCTGCGTCCACCGGTGCGCCGCTGGCCGCAAGCATGCTCGCTGGTCTTGCCACACTGACCGGACCGTTGCATGGGGAAGCCTATCTCAGTGTCCAGGCACTGGCCCGGACGGCGCAGACCAGCGGTGCAGGTTTTGCGATCCGGGATTTGCTGGCACAGGGCAGGGCCGTTCCCGCGTTTGGACATCCGCTCTATCCCAATGGTGATCTGCGCGCCAAAGCATTGCTGGCCCAGTTCAAGCCGGGAGATGTTTATCAGGAGATTGGCGAGATGACGCAGATGTTGACGGGCGAATACCCCAATATTGATTTTGCCCTTGCGGCGATGACCGACGCTTTTGATTTGCCACCGTCAGCGCCGGTCGTACTCTTCGCCATTGCCCGGTCTGTCGGCTGGATCGCCCATATTTTCGAACAGCAATCGATGAACCAGCTGATCCGCCCGCGTGCCCGTTACACAGGTCCGCCATTGACGATGTCATGA
- a CDS encoding aminotransferase, with amino-acid sequence MASSRPLTNVQQRDIDSILHPYTPLHKLKDQGPVVMGHGKGVYIYDTQGKEYIEGMSGLWCAGLGFGDEEMIEAATAQLRTLPYYHLFGGKGMEPAIELAEKLKEIAPVPISKVFYTSSGSEANDTQVKLAWYYNNALGRPNKKKIISRVKAYHGVTIMAASLTGLPYNHKGWDLPVAGILHTDCPHYYRFGQEGESEAEFVSRLADSLRDMIEREGPDTIAAFIAEPVMGAGGVLVPPSGYFAAIEPILREHDIMIISDEVINGFGRTGHWWGSQAVGMTPTTISAAKQLTSAYAPLGAVLVPEDVYQAYVDHSAQIGTFGHGFTYGGHPLGCALGVKAIEIYQRRNIVDYVRGLTPTFEARLKKLIDHPLVGEVRNSGLMGAVELVADKATKRSFDPAHGVGAQLARFLESHGAVLRAIGDSIAFCPPMIITEAELNELFNRFELALADTEEHVSKNNLRAV; translated from the coding sequence ATGGCGAGCAGCCGCCCCCTTACGAATGTCCAGCAGCGCGATATCGATTCGATCCTGCATCCCTATACGCCCCTTCACAAGCTGAAGGATCAGGGTCCGGTGGTGATGGGCCACGGCAAGGGTGTCTATATTTATGACACGCAAGGCAAGGAATATATCGAGGGCATGTCGGGCCTGTGGTGCGCCGGTCTTGGCTTCGGCGATGAGGAAATGATCGAAGCGGCAACCGCGCAGCTGCGCACCCTGCCCTATTATCACCTGTTTGGCGGCAAGGGCATGGAGCCCGCCATTGAACTGGCGGAAAAGCTCAAGGAAATCGCGCCGGTTCCAATTTCCAAGGTTTTTTACACCTCGTCAGGATCGGAAGCCAATGACACGCAGGTCAAGCTCGCCTGGTACTACAACAATGCGCTGGGGCGTCCGAACAAGAAAAAGATCATCTCACGCGTCAAAGCCTACCATGGCGTGACCATCATGGCCGCCTCATTGACCGGCCTGCCCTATAACCACAAGGGCTGGGATCTGCCGGTGGCAGGCATCCTGCACACGGATTGTCCGCATTATTACCGGTTCGGCCAGGAAGGCGAAAGCGAAGCGGAATTCGTCTCCCGCCTTGCCGATTCGCTGCGCGATATGATCGAGCGCGAAGGCCCTGACACGATTGCCGCATTCATCGCCGAGCCTGTCATGGGTGCGGGCGGTGTGCTGGTGCCGCCATCGGGCTATTTCGCTGCCATCGAGCCGATCCTGCGCGAGCACGATATCATGATCATTTCCGATGAGGTCATCAACGGCTTTGGCCGTACCGGCCATTGGTGGGGCAGTCAGGCCGTGGGTATGACACCAACAACCATTTCAGCGGCCAAACAGCTGACCTCGGCCTATGCGCCGCTCGGTGCCGTTCTGGTTCCTGAAGACGTCTATCAGGCCTATGTGGATCACAGCGCCCAGATTGGCACATTCGGCCATGGCTTCACCTATGGCGGCCATCCGCTTGGTTGTGCGCTCGGTGTCAAGGCCATCGAGATCTACCAGCGCCGCAACATCGTCGATTATGTGCGTGGCCTGACGCCCACCTTTGAAGCGCGGCTGAAAAAGCTCATCGACCATCCGCTGGTCGGTGAAGTACGCAATTCCGGCCTGATGGGCGCTGTCGAACTGGTGGCCGACAAGGCGACCAAGCGTTCATTCGATCCGGCACATGGCGTCGGCGCGCAGCTTGCGCGTTTCCTTGAAAGTCATGGCGCGGTATTGCGGGCCATCGGCGATTCCATCGCCTTCTGCCCGCCCATGATCATCACGGAAGCCGAATTGAACGAACTCTTCAACCGCTTCGAACTGGCTTTGGCCGATACGGAAGAGCACGTTTCGAAAAATAATCTGCGCGCGGTTTAA
- the gnd gene encoding phosphogluconate dehydrogenase (NAD(+)-dependent, decarboxylating) gives MQLGMIGLGRMGANMAQRLMKRGHALVVHDTRAESMADLQKQGATGTIVLEEFVSLLAKPRAIWLMLPAAVVDSVIAKLVPLLDKDDIIIDGGNSYYHDDIRRAGELKAKGLHYVDVGTSGGIFGLERGYCLMIGGEKDIVQHLSPVFASLAPGGNDPAAPVVTTPGKSTSEFGFLHCGANGAGHFVKMVHNGIEYGLMAAYAEGLNILRNADIGLRKHEVDAETTPLLHPEHYQYSFDLPQIAEVWRRGSVISSWLLDLTADALHDDPTLSNFQGRVSDSGEGRWTAIAAIDEAVPTPVLSAALQERFSSRGNADFANKVLSAMRSEFGGHVEKPAPKG, from the coding sequence ATGCAGCTTGGCATGATTGGGTTAGGGCGCATGGGCGCCAATATGGCGCAGCGCCTAATGAAGCGCGGCCACGCTCTCGTCGTCCACGATACCCGCGCCGAAAGCATGGCGGATCTGCAAAAGCAGGGCGCCACCGGAACAATTGTGCTTGAAGAGTTTGTCTCGCTGCTGGCCAAACCGCGCGCCATCTGGCTGATGCTGCCCGCTGCCGTCGTTGACAGCGTGATTGCCAAGCTTGTGCCGCTGCTCGACAAGGATGACATCATCATTGATGGCGGCAATTCCTATTATCATGATGATATTCGCCGGGCGGGCGAGTTGAAGGCCAAGGGCCTGCATTATGTCGATGTGGGCACCAGTGGTGGCATTTTCGGGCTTGAACGCGGCTATTGCCTGATGATCGGCGGCGAAAAGGATATCGTCCAGCATCTGTCACCGGTTTTTGCCTCGCTGGCACCGGGTGGTAATGATCCCGCCGCTCCCGTTGTAACCACGCCCGGCAAAAGCACGTCGGAGTTCGGCTTCCTTCACTGCGGCGCCAATGGTGCCGGGCACTTCGTCAAGATGGTGCATAACGGCATCGAATATGGGCTGATGGCGGCCTATGCGGAAGGTCTCAATATTCTGCGCAATGCGGATATCGGCCTGCGCAAGCATGAGGTCGATGCGGAAACGACGCCGCTGCTGCACCCAGAACATTATCAGTACAGTTTCGATCTGCCGCAGATTGCCGAAGTCTGGCGGCGGGGCAGCGTGATCAGCTCATGGCTGCTTGATCTGACTGCTGACGCCTTGCACGATGACCCAACCCTGTCGAATTTCCAGGGCCGTGTTTCGGATTCCGGCGAAGGCCGCTGGACCGCAATCGCCGCTATTGACGAGGCTGTGCCGACCCCGGTTCTCAGCGCCGCATTGCAGGAGCGCTTCAGTTCACGCGGCAATGCGGATTTTGCCAATAAGGTGCTTTCGGCCATGCGCAGCGAATTCGGCGGACATGTCGAAAAGCCTGCACCCAAAGGCTAG
- a CDS encoding citrate synthase/methylcitrate synthase, protein MKNGLDDVVATETMLSDVDGVGGIFIIRGRSLDELAGVVTYEELLALLLSDAFEKLDADGLRQKIGVARQEVFRTVSDATTSLLKLPVTDAVRALTAQFADGDDLATALRLIAAPAVFTPAVIRLKNGQAPVAPDTSLAHAADILHMLLGRSVSPQQAAALDTYLVTVSDHGMNASTFAARVVASTHAGLVSSVLAAFGALKGPLHGGAPGPVLDMLDAIGTPDNAESWLEKALDDGERLMGFGHRIYRVRDPRADALMQALRRLAGDNQGAGRFKLAESVEAAALRILARRKPDRPLKTNVEFYTALLLETLGFPRESFTSVFAMGRVGGWIAHAREQTQHGRLIRPQSLYVGPRPIKAA, encoded by the coding sequence ATGAAAAACGGTCTTGATGATGTTGTCGCCACGGAAACCATGCTGTCGGATGTTGACGGTGTTGGAGGCATATTTATCATTCGCGGCCGATCGCTGGACGAGTTGGCCGGCGTCGTTACCTATGAGGAACTGCTGGCGCTGCTTTTGTCGGATGCCTTTGAAAAGCTTGATGCTGATGGTTTGCGGCAGAAAATCGGTGTCGCCCGGCAGGAGGTTTTCCGCACGGTGTCCGACGCCACAACATCTTTGCTGAAACTGCCTGTCACCGATGCCGTGCGCGCGCTCACCGCCCAGTTTGCCGACGGTGATGACCTTGCCACAGCCTTGCGCCTGATCGCGGCGCCCGCCGTGTTTACACCGGCGGTCATCCGCCTGAAAAACGGGCAAGCACCGGTTGCACCCGATACCTCTCTCGCCCATGCCGCCGACATATTGCATATGCTGCTTGGCCGTAGCGTATCGCCGCAGCAGGCCGCCGCTCTCGATACCTATCTGGTGACTGTCAGCGACCACGGCATGAACGCCTCGACCTTTGCTGCCCGCGTTGTCGCATCCACCCATGCGGGGCTGGTTTCCTCGGTGCTTGCCGCTTTCGGAGCGCTCAAAGGTCCGCTGCATGGCGGCGCACCGGGACCGGTTCTCGATATGCTGGATGCCATCGGCACACCTGACAATGCAGAAAGCTGGCTGGAAAAGGCGCTGGATGATGGCGAGCGGCTGATGGGTTTTGGCCATCGCATTTACCGGGTGCGCGACCCCAGAGCCGATGCGCTGATGCAGGCGCTGCGGCGGCTTGCCGGGGATAATCAGGGTGCTGGCCGCTTCAAGCTGGCCGAAAGCGTCGAGGCGGCGGCCTTACGCATTCTCGCGCGGCGCAAGCCGGATCGGCCGCTCAAGACAAATGTGGAGTTCTATACGGCGCTGCTTCTGGAAACACTCGGCTTTCCCAGAGAAAGTTTCACCAGCGTCTTCGCCATGGGCCGGGTTGGCGGCTGGATTGCCCATGCCCGCGAGCAGACCCAGCATGGCCGGTTGATCCGCCCGCAATCGCTTTATGTCGGACCACGCCCGATCAAGGCGGCCTGA